A stretch of the Carassius carassius chromosome 50, fCarCar2.1, whole genome shotgun sequence genome encodes the following:
- the LOC132133459 gene encoding tropomyosin alpha-3 chain isoform X16 yields MAATSLEAVKRKIKLLQEQADGAEERAEKLQRELALERKAREAAEGDVASLNRRIQLVEEELDRAQERLATALQKLEEAEKAADESERGMKVIENRALKDEEKMEIQEIQLKEAKHIAEEADRKYEEVARKLVIVEGELERTEERAELNERRLRKLEDELRVLDQTYKSLKASEEQYSQKEDKYEEEIKVLTDKLKEAETRAEFAERSVAKLEKTIDDLEDELYSQKLKYKAISEELDHALNDMTSM; encoded by the exons ATGGCGGCTACATCTCTGGAAGCAGTCAAACGGAAAATAAAACTGTTACAAGAGCAAGCGGACGGAGCTGAAGAGAGAGCGGAGAAACTGCAGAGGGAATTGGCGCTCGAGAGGAAAGCCAGAGAAGCA GCTGAGGGTGATGTAGCGTCCCTGAACAGACGTATCCAGCTGGTGGAGGAGGAGTTGGATCGCGCACAGGAGCGTTTGGCTACTGCCCTGCAGAAGCTGGAGGAGGCCGAGAAGGCTGCTGATGAGAGCGAGAG AGGCATGAAGGTGATTGAGAACAGAGCTCTGAAGGATGAGGAGAAGATGGAGATCCAGGAGATCCAGCTAAAGGAGGCCAAACACATTGCTGAGGAGGCCGACCGCAAATACGAGGAG gtggccCGTAAGCTGGTGATCGTTGAGGGTGAGCTGGAGCGCACAGAGGAGCGTGCCGAGCTGAATGAGAG ACGCCTTCGGAAATTAGAAGATGAGCTTCGAGTGTTGGACCAAACCTATAAGTCATTAAAGGCATCAGAAGAACAG TACTCACAGAAAGAAGACAAATATGAGGAGGAGATCAAGGTCCTCACTGACAAACTGAAGGAG GCCGAGACCCGTGCCGAGTTCGCCGAGAGGTCAGTCGCCAAGCTTGAGAAGACCATCGATGACCTTGAAG ATGAGTTGTATTCCCAGAAACTCAAGTACAAAGCCATCAGCGAGGAGCTGGACCACGCTCTCAACGACATGACTTCAATGTAA
- the LOC132133459 gene encoding tropomyosin alpha-1 chain isoform X11, translated as MDAIKKKMQMLKLDKENALDRAEQAEGDKKAAEDRSKQLEDELIQLEKSLRAAEDERDKVFEEYQSVEEKLLSAEEVATKAEGDVASLNRRIQLVEEELDRAQERLATALQKLEEAEKAADESERGMKVIENRALKDEEKMEIQEIQLKEAKHIAEEADRKYEEVARKLVIVEGELERTEERAELNERRLRKLEDELRVLDQTYKSLKASEEQYSQKEDKYEEEIKVLTDKLKEAETRAEFAERSVAKLEKTIDDLEDRLYQQLEKNRLLSNELRMALNED; from the exons ATGGATGCCATTAAGAAGAAGATGCAGATGCTCAAGCTCGACAAGGAGAACGCCTTGGACAGAGCTGAGCAGGCTGAGGGAGACAAAAAGGCAGCGGAAGACAGGAGCAAACAG TTAGAAGACGAACTAATTCAGTTGGAAAAGAGCTTGCGCGCAGCTGAGGACGAGCGTGATAAAGTGTTTGAGGAGTACCAGAGCGTGGAGGAGAAGCTCCTGTCCGCCGAGGAGGTCGCCACCAAG GCTGAGGGTGATGTAGCGTCCCTGAACAGACGTATCCAGCTGGTGGAGGAGGAGTTGGATCGCGCACAGGAGCGTTTGGCTACTGCCCTGCAGAAGCTGGAGGAGGCCGAGAAGGCTGCTGATGAGAGCGAGAG AGGCATGAAGGTGATTGAGAACAGAGCTCTGAAGGATGAGGAGAAGATGGAGATCCAGGAGATCCAGCTAAAGGAGGCCAAACACATTGCTGAGGAGGCCGACCGCAAATACGAGGAG gtggccCGTAAGCTGGTGATCGTTGAGGGTGAGCTGGAGCGCACAGAGGAGCGTGCCGAGCTGAATGAGAG ACGCCTTCGGAAATTAGAAGATGAGCTTCGAGTGTTGGACCAAACCTATAAGTCATTAAAGGCATCAGAAGAACAG TACTCACAGAAAGAAGACAAATATGAGGAGGAGATCAAGGTCCTCACTGACAAACTGAAGGAG GCCGAGACCCGTGCCGAGTTCGCCGAGAGGTCAGTCGCCAAGCTTGAGAAGACCATCGATGACCTTGAAG
- the LOC132133459 gene encoding tropomyosin alpha-3 chain isoform X17, producing MAATSLEAVKRKIKLLQEQADGAEERAEKLQRELALERKAREAAEGDVASLNRRIQLVEEELDRAQERLATALQKLEEAEKAADESERGMKVIENRALKDEEKMEIQEIQLKEAKHIAEEADRKYEEVARKLVIVEGELERTEERAELNERRLRKLEDELRVLDQTYKSLKASEEQYSQKEDKYEEEIKVLTDKLKEAETRAEFAERSVAKLEKTIDDLEDRLYQQLEKNRLLSNELRMALNED from the exons ATGGCGGCTACATCTCTGGAAGCAGTCAAACGGAAAATAAAACTGTTACAAGAGCAAGCGGACGGAGCTGAAGAGAGAGCGGAGAAACTGCAGAGGGAATTGGCGCTCGAGAGGAAAGCCAGAGAAGCA GCTGAGGGTGATGTAGCGTCCCTGAACAGACGTATCCAGCTGGTGGAGGAGGAGTTGGATCGCGCACAGGAGCGTTTGGCTACTGCCCTGCAGAAGCTGGAGGAGGCCGAGAAGGCTGCTGATGAGAGCGAGAG AGGCATGAAGGTGATTGAGAACAGAGCTCTGAAGGATGAGGAGAAGATGGAGATCCAGGAGATCCAGCTAAAGGAGGCCAAACACATTGCTGAGGAGGCCGACCGCAAATACGAGGAG gtggccCGTAAGCTGGTGATCGTTGAGGGTGAGCTGGAGCGCACAGAGGAGCGTGCCGAGCTGAATGAGAG ACGCCTTCGGAAATTAGAAGATGAGCTTCGAGTGTTGGACCAAACCTATAAGTCATTAAAGGCATCAGAAGAACAG TACTCACAGAAAGAAGACAAATATGAGGAGGAGATCAAGGTCCTCACTGACAAACTGAAGGAG GCCGAGACCCGTGCCGAGTTCGCCGAGAGGTCAGTCGCCAAGCTTGAGAAGACCATCGATGACCTTGAAG
- the LOC132133459 gene encoding tropomyosin alpha-4 chain isoform X18 has translation MAATSLEAVKRKIKLLQEQADGAEERAEKLQRELALERKAREAAEGDVASLNRRIQLVEEELDRAQERLATALQKLEEAEKAADESERGMKVIENRALKDEEKMEIQEIQLKEAKHIAEEADRKYEEVARKLVIVEGELERTEERAELNESKCAELEEELKTVTNNLKSLEAQAEKYSQKEDKYEEEIKVLTDKLKEAETRAEFAERSVAKLEKTIDDLEDRLYQQLEKNRLLSNELRMALNED, from the exons ATGGCGGCTACATCTCTGGAAGCAGTCAAACGGAAAATAAAACTGTTACAAGAGCAAGCGGACGGAGCTGAAGAGAGAGCGGAGAAACTGCAGAGGGAATTGGCGCTCGAGAGGAAAGCCAGAGAAGCA GCTGAGGGTGATGTAGCGTCCCTGAACAGACGTATCCAGCTGGTGGAGGAGGAGTTGGATCGCGCACAGGAGCGTTTGGCTACTGCCCTGCAGAAGCTGGAGGAGGCCGAGAAGGCTGCTGATGAGAGCGAGAG AGGCATGAAGGTGATTGAGAACAGAGCTCTGAAGGATGAGGAGAAGATGGAGATCCAGGAGATCCAGCTAAAGGAGGCCAAACACATTGCTGAGGAGGCCGACCGCAAATACGAGGAG gtggccCGTAAGCTGGTGATCGTTGAGGGTGAGCTGGAGCGCACAGAGGAGCGTGCCGAGCTGAATGAGAG TAAATGCGCTGAGCTTGAGGAAGAGTTGAAAACTGTGACCAACAACCTGAAGTCCCTGGAAGCCCAGGCTGAGAAG TACTCACAGAAAGAAGACAAATATGAGGAGGAGATCAAGGTCCTCACTGACAAACTGAAGGAG GCCGAGACCCGTGCCGAGTTCGCCGAGAGGTCAGTCGCCAAGCTTGAGAAGACCATCGATGACCTTGAAG
- the LOC132133459 gene encoding tropomyosin alpha-1 chain isoform X12, translated as MDAIKKKMQMLKLDKENALDRAEQAEGDKKAAEDRSKQLEDELIQLEKSLRAAEDERDKVFEEYQSVEEKLLSAEEVATKAEGDVASLNRRIQLVEEELDRAQERLATALQKLEEAEKAADESERGMKVIENRALKDEEKMEIQEIQLKEAKHIAEEADRKYEEVARKLVIVEGELERTEERAELNESKCAELEEELKTVTNNLKSLEAQAEKYSQKEDKYEEEIKVLTDKLKEAETRAEFAERSVAKLEKTIDDLEDRLYQQLEKNRLLSNELRMALNED; from the exons ATGGATGCCATTAAGAAGAAGATGCAGATGCTCAAGCTCGACAAGGAGAACGCCTTGGACAGAGCTGAGCAGGCTGAGGGAGACAAAAAGGCAGCGGAAGACAGGAGCAAACAG TTAGAAGACGAACTAATTCAGTTGGAAAAGAGCTTGCGCGCAGCTGAGGACGAGCGTGATAAAGTGTTTGAGGAGTACCAGAGCGTGGAGGAGAAGCTCCTGTCCGCCGAGGAGGTCGCCACCAAG GCTGAGGGTGATGTAGCGTCCCTGAACAGACGTATCCAGCTGGTGGAGGAGGAGTTGGATCGCGCACAGGAGCGTTTGGCTACTGCCCTGCAGAAGCTGGAGGAGGCCGAGAAGGCTGCTGATGAGAGCGAGAG AGGCATGAAGGTGATTGAGAACAGAGCTCTGAAGGATGAGGAGAAGATGGAGATCCAGGAGATCCAGCTAAAGGAGGCCAAACACATTGCTGAGGAGGCCGACCGCAAATACGAGGAG gtggccCGTAAGCTGGTGATCGTTGAGGGTGAGCTGGAGCGCACAGAGGAGCGTGCCGAGCTGAATGAGAG TAAATGCGCTGAGCTTGAGGAAGAGTTGAAAACTGTGACCAACAACCTGAAGTCCCTGGAAGCCCAGGCTGAGAAG TACTCACAGAAAGAAGACAAATATGAGGAGGAGATCAAGGTCCTCACTGACAAACTGAAGGAG GCCGAGACCCGTGCCGAGTTCGCCGAGAGGTCAGTCGCCAAGCTTGAGAAGACCATCGATGACCTTGAAG
- the LOC132133459 gene encoding tropomyosin alpha-1 chain isoform X15, with amino-acid sequence MAATSLEAVKRKIKLLQEQADGAEERAEKLQRELALERKAREAAEGDVASLNRRIQLVEEELDRAQERLATALQKLEEAEKAADESERGMKVIENRALKDEEKMEIQEIQLKEAKHIAEEADRKYEEVARKLVIVEGELERTEERAELNESKCAELEEELKTVTNNLKSLEAQAEKYSQKEDKYEEEIKVLTDKLKEAETRAEFAERSVAKLEKTIDDLEDELYSQKLKYKAISEELDHALNDMTSI; translated from the exons ATGGCGGCTACATCTCTGGAAGCAGTCAAACGGAAAATAAAACTGTTACAAGAGCAAGCGGACGGAGCTGAAGAGAGAGCGGAGAAACTGCAGAGGGAATTGGCGCTCGAGAGGAAAGCCAGAGAAGCA GCTGAGGGTGATGTAGCGTCCCTGAACAGACGTATCCAGCTGGTGGAGGAGGAGTTGGATCGCGCACAGGAGCGTTTGGCTACTGCCCTGCAGAAGCTGGAGGAGGCCGAGAAGGCTGCTGATGAGAGCGAGAG AGGCATGAAGGTGATTGAGAACAGAGCTCTGAAGGATGAGGAGAAGATGGAGATCCAGGAGATCCAGCTAAAGGAGGCCAAACACATTGCTGAGGAGGCCGACCGCAAATACGAGGAG gtggccCGTAAGCTGGTGATCGTTGAGGGTGAGCTGGAGCGCACAGAGGAGCGTGCCGAGCTGAATGAGAG TAAATGCGCTGAGCTTGAGGAAGAGTTGAAAACTGTGACCAACAACCTGAAGTCCCTGGAAGCCCAGGCTGAGAAG TACTCACAGAAAGAAGACAAATATGAGGAGGAGATCAAGGTCCTCACTGACAAACTGAAGGAG GCCGAGACCCGTGCCGAGTTCGCCGAGAGGTCAGTCGCCAAGCTTGAGAAGACCATCGATGACCTTGAAG ATGAGTTGTATTCCCAGAAACTCAAGTACAAAGCCATCAGCGAGGAGCTGGACCACGCTCTCAACGACATGACTTCAAT
- the LOC132133459 gene encoding tropomyosin alpha-1 chain isoform X4 yields MDAIKKKMQMLKLDKENALDRAEQAEGDKKAAEDRSKQLEDELIQLEKSLRAAEDERDKVFEEYQSVEEKLLSAEEVATKAEGDVASLNRRIQLVEEELDRAQERLATALQKLEEAEKAADESERGMKVIENRALKDEEKMEIQEIQLKEAKHIAEEADRKYEEVARKLVIVEGELERTEERAELNERRLRKLEDELRVLDQTYKSLKASEEQYSQKEDKYEEEIKVLTDKLKEAETRAEFAERSVAKLEKTIDDLEEKLSHAKEENLDMNQMLEQTLLELNNM; encoded by the exons ATGGATGCCATTAAGAAGAAGATGCAGATGCTCAAGCTCGACAAGGAGAACGCCTTGGACAGAGCTGAGCAGGCTGAGGGAGACAAAAAGGCAGCGGAAGACAGGAGCAAACAG TTAGAAGACGAACTAATTCAGTTGGAAAAGAGCTTGCGCGCAGCTGAGGACGAGCGTGATAAAGTGTTTGAGGAGTACCAGAGCGTGGAGGAGAAGCTCCTGTCCGCCGAGGAGGTCGCCACCAAG GCTGAGGGTGATGTAGCGTCCCTGAACAGACGTATCCAGCTGGTGGAGGAGGAGTTGGATCGCGCACAGGAGCGTTTGGCTACTGCCCTGCAGAAGCTGGAGGAGGCCGAGAAGGCTGCTGATGAGAGCGAGAG AGGCATGAAGGTGATTGAGAACAGAGCTCTGAAGGATGAGGAGAAGATGGAGATCCAGGAGATCCAGCTAAAGGAGGCCAAACACATTGCTGAGGAGGCCGACCGCAAATACGAGGAG gtggccCGTAAGCTGGTGATCGTTGAGGGTGAGCTGGAGCGCACAGAGGAGCGTGCCGAGCTGAATGAGAG ACGCCTTCGGAAATTAGAAGATGAGCTTCGAGTGTTGGACCAAACCTATAAGTCATTAAAGGCATCAGAAGAACAG TACTCACAGAAAGAAGACAAATATGAGGAGGAGATCAAGGTCCTCACTGACAAACTGAAGGAG GCCGAGACCCGTGCCGAGTTCGCCGAGAGGTCAGTCGCCAAGCTTGAGAAGACCATCGATGACCTTGAAG